CTTTATGAGATGAATATGATTGTATGAGAATAATTTTTGAGACGAATAAAACAGTaacatattttatttttcttggtaAGGTAGGAATTTTATTGAAAAGAAAGGTCTAAGTACAAGGGTGTAGAGGGCATACCCTCACCTAAGGGTAAAGAACGGCTTGTTTGGCAACCGATCATAAACGTGTCAACGGAAATGAATTTGCACGTAAATTTACAAGGAAAATAAACATTTATTTCTATGGTAATGTTAGTTAACTCAAAATTTCTCTTTTTCATAAATTTCCATTACAGTCTGTTACCATTTGAAGAGCGATATTGGGTGAGAATGCAAATTTTTGAAGGAAAACACCTTGTTTGAGATAAGTTTCATTATAATGTTATTCCAACCATTTATTAGCGGATTCAAACGGGCCGTTGAAGCATACTTTCTAGGAAGGGCTTCCTCCCCTTAGTCTCCCTTAAAACTGTTTAACACAAAACAAATAATACcttcttgtcaaaaaaaaaaaaaaaaaaaaacaatacctCTTAGTTTGGATAAGAAGAAAATTGTCAATTGCTACCTACGTCTTTAGTGACTTTACGAATTATTACCTATCTGGTTAgaagttgtcaattactacctagatGTTCAGTTATTGTTGTCAATTGCTAGTTTGCTACCGTAGCCCATATTTGTCCATCCCCTTTTCCTTCCCTTCCTTTTTTTTCTATCTGTTATCCAAACACATCGACATCGTACATCACCGAATTACAAAAGAGATACCAACCACAACCCACATTTAACAGAGACAGGTAATCAATGCACTTGACTTTTGTGGTCACCTCGAACTTCACTAGTTTAACAACCGCCTCAACAGTATCAATTGACCTACAAATTTGTTACTATGATGTTCAGCAAAATTGAAGGTCAAATTTAGATGAAAAGTCTCTTTTATCTTGCAGTGGAGGACTGGAGGTACAATTATTATGAATATGGATTTACATTACATGAAGTTTTTACTCTTCATTTCCTACGTGACGTTTCCTAGTCGAGTCCAAGTGATGCAAGTTAAATGTACACTTAATGTACATAGTGATCATGTTCTGAGGGATGATACCCTTATTTGGGGCATTGTACTTGTAAGATGCTGGAAAACTAATTCCCTGAACTTTTGCTATTTATGGACAGCTCTCATAACCCAATTGCTGGAACTCTATTATGAATCTTCTGAGTTGTGATTGATGCTGATTAGGTGGCAGTGTCAAGGGCATTGAATGGTATTGGACTTGCTATTGTTataccttcagtacagtcccTCGTTGCAGACTCCACTGATGACAGTAACCGTGGCACAGCATTTGGGTGGTTACATCTCACAAGTGGCCTTGGCACAATCCTCGGAAACATCTGTTCTGTCTTAATAGCCTCAACATCCTTCATGGGAATCCCTGGTTGGAGGATCGCTTTTCATTTGGTCGGGATAGTCAGTGTTATAGTTGGCATTTTAGTGCGTCTTTTTGCCAATGATCCTCGCTTTTCAGATAAGAGTGAAAAGTCTAAACATGAAATAAAACCACGCGTATCCTTTTTGGAAGAAATGAAGGATCTGTTACAGGAAACAAAATCAGTTGTTCGAATTCCTTCTTTTCAGGTATTTGTTGCTCAGGGTGTGGCTGGTTCATTTCCATGGTCAGCATTGTCATTTACACCTATGTGGTTAGAGCTTATTGGCTTCTCACACAAGACTACCGCGTTACTTATAACCATATTTGCTGTTACTGGTTCTTTGGGAGGTTTTCTTGGAGGTAGAATGGGGGATATCCTTTCAAGACGTTTGCCTAATTCTGGAAGAATCATTTTGTCTCAGATAAGCTCTGGTTCTGCTATTCCATTAGCAGCAATTCTATTATTAGGTTTACCTGATAATCCTTCTACTGCCTTCTGGCACGGTTTAGTTTTCTGTGTTATGGGACTCGTCATAACTTGGAATGGAGCTGCCACTAACAAGTATGCCCTTTTACTCATTTAGGCCTCTTTTTGAACTTTCTGTATTTGTCTGAATATAACTGACGGTTATGGTTGATCAGCCCAATATTTGCAGAAATAGTACCTGAGAAACAACGAACAAGTATATATGCATTGGATCGTTCTTTCGAGACAATACTAGCCTCATTTGCACCCCCAATAGTTGGAATCCTGGCTCAGCATGTTTATGGGTATAAGCCAGCTGCAATAGGATCATCGGACGCTGCAGCAATTGAAACAGACAGAGAAAACGGTAAATCACTTGCCAAGGCGCTATACACAGCAATTGGAATTCCTTTTACAGTTTGCTGCTTCATCTACTCCTTCCTTTACTGCACATACCCTAGAGATAGAGACCGAGCAAAGATGCAAGCTCTCATAGCATCAGAGATACAGTTAATGGAAGATGATGCTTCTCCTATCATAGCAGAAGAGTCCCCACTACGATTTTCAGAATCAGATGATCCGAGTTCCAGAgataaaagcatcattaatatccAACACGGAGGTGATGGGGGTCTTGAATTTGATGAAAATGAACAAAAGACCCTTCTTCAACCCCAGGTAGTACCTTTGTCAGATTCTAGAAAAACAATGTCATACGTATAAGACCGTCTTTTTTCTTTCAAAGGAGCTTTTCTTACTCAGAAATATATATACATGTCACTTGAGATTACCCATTTTATAAGGGTGTTGCAATACAGGAAGCATTGTTTCTCTAAAGACTTCAGCCTATGCACATAGAAAGTTAATACTGCAGATTTATGATCCTTCTGACGAAAAAATCTGTACCTATTTACTTAGCAGAAAGTTGGCTTCTCCCATAACAATGCCACACACCTAATGACAATTTTTGTAATCGCTTGCTCTCTATAAGGAGGGATATAATatactttgaaaaaaaattcctAATTCTGGAAGAATTGTTCGATCAGACTCAGATTAGCTCTACCATACAGATAATGAAGGGTGGTATTTCTGCTGCAAGAGAAGAAGTGTCCCCTCACTTCAATTTTCAGAATCAGATGAGAATTTGATGTGTTACTAGATTCCAATGTGAAGGAGATGAAGGTCTgaaatccgtggactatggaccgtggtgcaccaaaagaacatatgtgtataagcaaaagaacatgacactacagCGAAAGAACctgcgatataatatttcacttttttgttataaaaataataatattattttactatttataaAAAACCTGTCGGCCAAATATACATATGTAAGATCTGTTCAAGCTTTAAGCTTTATCTTGTTAGAAAACATAGATGAGCAAATAAACAAACGTACAGCTTAATCTGCTTATAGAAAACAATTAACATTAAGTCATTAACCATCCCTAGGCTCCTAAACAAGCAATATGGAATATTTTCACGTGTTAACGCGATCATCCAGTTTAGTAATAGTACTGGACTACTAGAGTTATAATCCGCTGAATGACAGCATGAGGCAATGAGCTCTTTTTTCAGATACAATGCTTTATTTTATACACCACTGGTTCTATGTCAATTAAACTAATGCTTAATTTCGGTTTAAGTACCGGATTTTTGGGAGTAAGTAACTTCAATTCAACGCGATTTCTGTTCTTTCTGTTACtgcaatatatatataaataacacaaaaaaaaaaaggcaactTTATGTTGTCTAGGGCCTATGACTCCAACTTGGGAAGAAGATATTCCGTGCTCCTACCAAAGCCAGAAGGACCATAATAGTGATTTTTCATACTGCAACCCCAATAAACCCGAAATACCCCTGTAATTTCTCTGGATGCTCGCAACATCCTGTCGAGTTGGCAATTGGCAGCCCTCGTTACAGTCTTACTTGTTACAGACAGTAGAATTGctgtaaatttttttaaaaaaaaaagacaataaAACAGGAAAACGTATTCTTCCTCCCCTGGCAAAAGAGGAAAAGAAGAAATGAGTCCAGAGACAGTAACACTTCTGCTTGTAAATATAGCAGGAATACTAGAAAGAGCAGACGAGTCATTACTCCCAGGTGTATACAAAGAAGTGGGAGCAGCCCTTAATATTGATCCCACAGGTCTTGGTTCCCTCACACTCTTCAGATGCATAGTTCAGTCTTCTTGCTACCCTCTTGCTGCTTACCTTGCCACCCGCCATGATCGAACCTTTGTCATCGCTATTGGTGCGTATCTTTGGGCTGCTGCCACCTTTCTTGTCGCCTTCTCCTCCACCTTCTTCCAGGTCTTCCTCTTTACCCTCCTTAATTGctgtttagtttaattataatAGTACTACTTCTGAAATTTTTGTGGGTTTGTTGATGGCGTTGACTTTTTTCTTCTTCATTATTTCTGTTGCATTGCATAGAATAGTTCTCTGACACTCTGATTATACTACTTATAATTGTGAAATGCAATGCATTTAGAGAATACAGATGTGCTTATAGTTTGTGTTCTTATTAAATTGTTCTAAAATCTTAATTAATCCAGATTAGCCCTATTAACAAGATTGTcccaatttggattatacacccaTTGTGCACACTGATGAACACTCATTGAacatttaatgaacatggagaaTGATTTCAAAGTACATGTACaagtgaaatatttaaactatatgttctttggatttgaattatatgttcatctactatatgttctttgtatttgaattatatgttcatttaaaaacagGGTGCATAAACCATATTTGAAAAATTGCTGAATGTAATAATTAATCTCAGGTTTTCTGATTTATTAGGTAGCAGTATCAAGAGCATTGAATGGAGTAGGACTAGCCATTGTAATACCTGCAATTCAGTCCCTTGTTGCAGACTCCACAGAAGAGAGCACCCGAGGCATGGCCTTTGGATGGTTGCAACTAACAGGAAACATGGGCGCCATCCTAGGAAGTATTTGCTCCGTAATGATAGCCTCAACATCATTCATGGGAATCCCAGGATGGAGGCTAGCCTTCCATTTAGTTGGGATCATAAGCGTTGCAGTTGGCATTTTAGTCCAACTATTTGCTAATGATTCTCGCTTTGCAAATAAGCCCAGGAGTGAGTGTGTAATTACAAACACCCCCTTCTGCTCAGAACTTAAGGAGGTACTATTAGAAGCGAAATCTGTTATCCGAATTCCATCTTTTCAGATAATTGTTGCTCAAGGTGTAGCTGGAACGTTTCCTTGGTCAGGGTTATCCTCTTTCGCGCCCATGTGGTTGGAGCTTATCGGCTTCTCACATGAAACTACCGCGTTCCTCATAACCATGTATGTGGTTGGCAATTCTCTTGGAGGTTTATTTGGTGGGAAAATGGGGGATATCCTTTCTAAAAGATTGCCTAATTGTGGGAGAATCATTCTGtctcagataagttcagggtcTGCAATTCCTTTGGCAGCAATTCTATTTTTAGGATTACCAAATGATCCTTCTAGTTCTTTTAAGTATGGTTTGGTCTTGTTCATCATGGGACTCACCACTTCATGGAATGCTCCTGCCACAAACAAGTATGTTTTCATTTGCCATTTCACAGTTTCTTTCTGTCAGAgaaccaactcaaccaaaagcttaagctgatggttgaaatACCAAGATTAGATTTGAACCCGTGACCTTTGTGTCACGCTGGCTTTGATACTATGTCagaggaccaactcaaccaaaaacttaagctgatggttgaaaccccaagattagttttatactctatcacttCCTCAACTGATTGTTTGTTCATTGCAATTTTGTCAAGTCCAATATTTGCAGAAATAGTACCTGAGAAACATCGAACGAGCATCTACGCATTAGATTGTTCCTTTGAGTCGATACTCAATTCGTTTGCTCCGCCTCTAGTTGGTATACTGGCTCAGCATGTTTACGGCTACAAGCCAATCCCAGAAGGATCATCAGAGTCTGCAGTGATAGAAACTGACAGGGAGAATGCTACCGCGCTTGCAAAAGCTCTTAACATCAACTTCACAATCACAATGACAGTCTGCTGCGCCATCTACTCCTTCCTTTACTGCACTTATCCAAGAGACAGAGAACGGGCAAGGATGCAGAGTTTAGTAGAATCCGAATCACAGCTAATGGAGGGCACTAGTCATTCCTACAAgcttccattttcaaaactagaAAAGCAAGATGTTGAAGATGAAACAGTTATGACAGCTGAATATGAAGGTGACAAAAATGATGAAAAGAGTCTTCTAGCAACCCAGGTACATGTATGACTATGATCAGGTAAAGTGCAAATATACATCAGTAAGCTAAGCTAATTTTAGAGTACTAATTCTAGGCCTATGAATGGTTGAATTTCACAAGTTAAGGTCTGAGCTTCAGGCTAAGTGATCAAGTGGAGTAATATTTATCATTGTGCTAACTCACAACTCACAAGTAAAGAATCTTGCATGGTTTAATCTATCAAGTGGAGCAAAACTTATCATGACGGGCCTTACGGCCTACTTGGTAGGCGGTAATGAATCTTGCAGGGTTTAATTTATCAAGTGGAGTAAACTTATCATTACGGCCTATTTGGTAGGCGGTAATGAATCTTGTAGGGTTTAATTGTTTAAAGATCATCGTTAAGAAATGAAATGTGAAAATGGTTCTCTTCTTTTTATTATTCATACCCTTTGAGTAGCTCCCTTCAACTTGCTGTCGTATCACATGTGCTTTCATTTAATGTACTCCTGCAAATCTGCAATCCTGTTATTTCAATTACGTTGTATGATAATTTGGACCTATCTATCAAACCAGATCTTTACCAAAGTATGGAGTACTGAACAATAATAACACTAATAAGTTTACTTAAAAGTCAACATAATGAGCTATTGGTGTTTTCCCACACTCACCAGTCAACACCGCCTTAATTATGATCCGTTTGTTTGACTGTCTACAGTGTACAAATGTACAATACTTGTTTATTAGTGTctactttccattttcattacCAGATGCAACTTTGGTGTTGGAAcactttaaaatttaaatcaaaagTTCTCACTCCCTTGCTAATTTAGACTAGGCTCATAGCTTATTCGCCGACATTGATTTACCATCACTTTTGATCACAAGTTTAAACAATAGACATTAACTCAACTCTTAAGAGAAAAAAATCACTAGGGTGTGTTTTGTTTTGTTACGAGAGGCTTGTAGAAAAAAGAGCCTTGTGATGTGAATTTCAAAAATCTAATGAGAGTATTTATTTACGAGATATTTGGAAGAGAATTTTAGTATCAGAACTAATTTTAATCTCAATGTATGAACTTTTTACATTAGATGTTTGAATAAGGTTGTCATTTTATGTAAATATCCTTAATAGTCATTTTGCATATTTCCTCTGTTtcgaaaatatcgcaccatttgttttttacactattcgcATTACGATTTTGGTCATTTTTTGCGATTCGTAGGTAAGAAAGTTTTAGTCATTTGGGGTCATGTAAGATTcctatcgatatatattttctaaatataacttttttataatttttacttgcatacgatttgagatattaagagtcaaagtaatggttatatgagtaaaagtcaaccatggtgcgatatttccggaacggaggaaatataaaaaaattagcGGTAACCCTTAATTTACCAAATACTATATCAACTAACTAGTCAAACTAACTGATACAACCTGTTACTCCGTAGATCGATAAACAAATATACGGTGTATACGATAAGCTCTTGTAAATTATTATGTGGCTTACTAAACCCCGCCCTAGTATTACTCACATCTCTATATTACCGCCCTATTAAATGACCCAACTATCCTTTTTATATTTCTTCAATCTTTTACACTTTGTACCCCATTTTCAttaacatataatcaaataaataattattactccacatttttccaaattcaacattaaattacaaaaaacaatcacaaataaaaattgacaatttttttttttttaacatggaGACTTCCACGGTATGAGCTTCTACCGTAATAGAGACTTCTTTTATTTGAGCTCCTTCCATGATATGAGCTCAAATAGGAGAAAGGTTGAATCAAATATGAGCTAAATAATAACCTACTTTAGAGAAGGGAACCTGTAGATTTAAGATTAGACTGCACTAACCATAAAACCGCGTATCTTTGCAGCTCCTGTGATTCACTACCATGTGTGAGTGTGTGTCCCCATCTCACCTCCTTTGTGCATTTAAATCATTgcccttctttctctctcctctttccctACTTGCTTAAATCCACCCTATTTCCGATCATTCACTCCTTCTTCCCCACacccttctttctctctccctccATTTTTAATTATGGCTCCACTTCCTCTGTTTTTCAGGTTCACCTTTTACTTCCTACTATTTGCTTCTTCTCTTTTTGCCTCTTCTTACTCTCATCGAATCTTCCTGTCTAGACGAAACTTACTTGATACTAATAGTAAAAAAAACCAAACTAAACTTATCaaaccttcttcttcttcttcctcctctaaAAACCAGACCATTTCTTCGAGTAATAGTAATTCTTCCAAGAAAAACCAAACCAAATTAGCTAAACCCATTTCAAAAACGTCCTCCAAAAATGTCGGTGCTCCTCCTAATACCGTCGGTAAACCCAAGGTTAATTCAACCAAGTCGTCAGATCCACTCAAATCCAAATCAATTACGAAGAACAAAACTAAATCTTCTCCATCGTCTACCCCGACTACCAAATTACCCTCGTCTGATACTAAAAGTGATCAGAATCAGAAACAGAAACAGAAACAGAAACTGAAATCTCCTTCGCCACCGACATGGATGCAAAGCCAAGACGATGACAACGACACAGACTACGATTTCATGGCGGAATTCAGAGATCTTTCAAACAAATTCCACCAAACATTCATCCCAGATATGCACAGATTCTCAACGACCTCCAAAATGTACATAACAAAAGCCAATAAAGAAATCACCCAAAGCTTCATCAAGCCTTATGTGAGTAAACAATACCATTCCTCAGCATCAACAGCTATCTCCTTCGCATTCATCATTGTCCCATTTTTACTAGTCTCTCTCCTTTTTAACCGCATCACCGCGtatttctctctccaaaaactCCTCATTTTTATCCAGATTTACCTCTCCATTTACTTCTCAATCCTGTGTTTCTCCAGTTTAATTACTGGGTTGGAGCCACTGCGGTTTTTTTACGCTACTTCGCAGTCCACCTATGTTTGGTTGCAAGTGTTGCAGACCCTTGGATACGTCATGtatttgttgatgttgttgatgtATCTTATACTTGTGTTCTCTACTGAGTCTGGGTTGGGCCAGAAGTTTTTGGGCTTGGCCCAAACTTTTGTGGGCTTTGCGGTTGGGTTTCATTATTACATGACGGTGTTTCATCGTGTGGTGTTGCATCTGCCGCCTAAAACCAATTGGAAAGTTCATGGGATCTATGCCACGTGTTTTCTTGTTATTTGTCTGCTCGCTCGTGCTGATAGAACAAAGAAGGCTTATCATGACGAAGAGGGTGTCGAAGAAGGCAAAATTAACTAGAAACTAGAAAGTTACAATTACACCCTTTTGttatttcctaatttttttttcatactCATATAGTCATATAGTAATTGAAAAGCGagggaaagaaagaaaataaaattcgcTTTTTTctcgctttttttttttgctattataaattatttaagCTTTTTAGTAGTAAGATCCTACAATTGTACTTAGATCATATTTTTGCTAGTTGTATTGTATTGACAAAATAGTTTACTtccttcaaaataaaaataaaaaagttacgCGTTAAGAGAACTTTaaaaatttgatgattaagATGTATGAAGTATTTCATAATGACAGAATCTAAGAAAGATTTGAAGTTAGATCTTAGACATCAAAGTATCACCTTTCCAAACTTCAATTCACTAATAAAGATACTTCTAAACTATGTCATGGATTCCAAACCTGAAACATATGTTGTATCATTGTATgtaaaccaaaaaaaaaggcTATTAGGTGTATATGTGGCTTTATTATTAAATTCTTTATGAATTATGTGCTTCACAAAATAGTATGAGTAAATATTAGAGTACTAAATAACATGTCAGATTGTAAAACTTATTCATAATTTATTACGGAGAAATTTTATTTGGTTGTAATTGTTTATATTACTCTAGCTTGATTCTTGAATGATATATTGCCGACATTATGTTGCGGATGTAAAAACTAAAAAGtttatgttgtttttttttttatgtcaaTGAATGTAATTTCGCAAAGTTAATTGAGAAAAGTAGTTATTATATCAATTTAGCTAATCAAATGCTAGTACGTAGTACGTTACTAGTGAGTAGTATTTTTTTGCTTAACTCCAAATTACTTGTTATGGATTTAACTACTACGTATATATGGAAAAACAGTATTGTAATCTCTTGTGTACATGCATTCTAATTATTCGACTTTTGTAATCTAGGGTTCAAatatattactccgtactattttttgttttctttttcagGTAAAAATAAGGGACTCTACTGAACCAGCACCTCGCATAGGTTAACCAGTCCAGCTACGCAAGTCATCGCTTGAGTCGCTCTCAAACATTTTTGCAGCTAATGGGGTTCGATCatgtgacctccaagtcacaaggtaagtttcccaccaactccaccaacttatgttggtactccgtactactccctccgtcccttaatactcgcaccgatttgaccggtgcggagtttaagacggttaaattgacttattaatttaatgggtgttagttgatagtggggtatttttttaatatagttagtgggaaatgggtaaggggtggggagtggtgagtgaggggtgtggatttttaaatgattttttgtaaggagtaggggtgtaggtgggttagtaggtaagtgtgagaaataatataatattggtaaaaatttctatttatagaagcggtgcaagtattaagggacgacccgaaaaagaaaacggtgcgagtattaaggggacggagggagtattatatcCATTTTACAATAcatacaatattttttttgtacGTATTCTAACATATACGCTTCTTTGGACATCAATATCACTAAATGTGTATgagtaaaaatcataaaaagttgatatttaaaatcctcgcattgatacgaatttaacaaaatttcatttgacgactatattttttcttatactTCTTCCATTtcaaaaagttctttacgctttggaaaatgtgtcaaaagtataaaaactttgaccgtaaattctcaccattatatacatcaaaacgttacatgtaagatcttgttagattggtgtcgggatgtattttcagaatatcaaatttttataattttttcacatacgaaattggatatattagtagttaaatattgcattggaattcgtgcaaatagtaactgtaaagattttttttgaaatggaggtagtataatggtaaaaaaaaaattattaaagctAATTAATGAATAGTGTACAAATAAGAAATGATACATGTATTATTATGGAACGGATGCAGTATCAATTAAGAAAATGTAAGTTGTTCGTTATAAACTCTTAAAAACTATTACGGAGTACACTAATTGCTGGCTTGCTGCCTAACTTGTAATGAAATTCGCGCAAAATCCCATGCCAGTGTTACGACTTACGAGTCAATTTATGATTTTGTCGTCGGCGTAGTCTAGTGCCGACAGTTTTTTCCATATAAAGTATAATTTGAACAAAATGGCTAAAACAGTAGAACTATACTACCCTCCAAATATATTGGAAGAAGTGGGACAAATTTCCCACGTTGACAAATTGATAATGAGAAGAGAATTGAGGAGAGAATAAGTGACTAAGATTACATATACCTCCTTCGTTCAATGTTTAGGTACATCTACATACCACCTATTTACAAAATTTTACGGAGAATTTCATTCCTAATATATTGATCAAATAGTCAGTGGCGGTGTCAGTACGGGGTTAGTGGGTTCAACTGAACATGTACTGACATCTGGGGAAAAGCTGGAAATGAGAAGAAAACAAATAAAGTATATATAATATTCTACGCTTTAATATGAAATATAAATGAGGATGGTTCAGTGGTATATCCCGCATGTAACTTGTGCTTTTATCTGCTCCTATTTTGTTCATACATTTGGATAAAAACtgcatttctttctttttttttttttttttttgccttggACATACCCATATTGAAGAAGTTCTATATTTAGAACTACAAATTGAGAGAAAGAGAAGGGAATTTTATTAACTAAGAATCGAGAATGATTCTTGTTACAGAACAGAAGCTACAACACTACTGTTTTTATACTAGTGTGCTAGTTTACAAGCCTAAACAAACACGCCTAAGAGAGTTAGTTATAACTAACTATTACATCATGTAACAACCTTAGCCATGTCATCAATCTGTGTGCTGCAGTGCCACATCATCAATCTGTGCATTGTGGTCTTCTAGTGTCAGTAAACAAGTCAGCAGTGCAGTGATCAGTTTAGTTCTTGTGTTGGACTGATCTTGCTCGAATGTATTAGTCAGTTGTTGCTCAACTGTGTTGCTGTCTTGCCTCAGTTGTTGTTCAGCTTGATTGCTGTCTTGATCATGATCATGTATTCCATGATCATGTTCTCCAATAGCCCCCCTCAAGCTAGGTGGGGGTAGCATACCTAGCTTGGACAATAAATCAGAGTGTTGAGGGTATGGCAGCACCTTTGTTAACACATCAGCTAACTGATTAGAAGTAGGAACAAAAGTCAGATCAATCAATCATTCCAGCACTTTGTCCCTTGTAAAATGACAGTCCAGTTTAATATGTTTAGTTCTTTCATGGTGAACTGGATTCTTTGCAATGTGTATGGCAGACTGGTTGTCACACTGAAGTTTAACTGGACTTAGATTAGATATACCCATCTCTTGCAGCAATCTTACCAACCAAGTAATTTCTGAAGCTGCAGCTGCCATAGCTCTATACTCAGCTTCAGAAGATGATCTGGAGATGGTGCTTTGCTTTTTAGATTTCcaagaaattggacttgtaccaAGTAGCATAAGATAACCAGTGACAGATCTTCTAGTATCTGGACATGCAGCCCAATCagagtcatagtaagcttgtaAAACCAATTGAGAAGAAGATTGAATGCATATCCCTTGACCAATTGTATGAGCTACATACCTAAGCAGATGATTCAAAGCATAGGAATGAGATACCTTGG
This genomic stretch from Spinacia oleracea cultivar Varoflay chromosome 3, BTI_SOV_V1, whole genome shotgun sequence harbors:
- the LOC110791060 gene encoding uncharacterized protein, whose protein sequence is MRSETITLVLVNLAGIMERADESLLPGVYKEVGAALHTDPTGLGSLTLFRSIVQASCYPLAAYLAIRHNRAHVIALGAFLWSAATFLVAFSSTFFQVAVSRALNGIGLAIVIPSVQSLVADSTDDSNRGTAFGWLHLTSGLGTILGNICSVLIASTSFMGIPGWRIAFHLVGIVSVIVGILVRLFANDPRFSDKSEKSKHEIKPRVSFLEEMKDLLQETKSVVRIPSFQVFVAQGVAGSFPWSALSFTPMWLELIGFSHKTTALLITIFAVTGSLGGFLGGRMGDILSRRLPNSGRIILSQISSGSAIPLAAILLLGLPDNPSTAFWHGLVFCVMGLVITWNGAATNNPIFAEIVPEKQRTSIYALDRSFETILASFAPPIVGILAQHVYGYKPAAIGSSDAAAIETDRENGKSLAKALYTAIGIPFTVCCFIYSFLYCTYPRDRDRAKMQALIASEIQLMEDDASPIIAEESPLRFSESDDPSSRDKSIINIQHGGDGGLEFDENEQKTLLQPQVVPLSDSRKTMSYV
- the LOC110791059 gene encoding uncharacterized protein, producing MSPETVTLLLVNIAGILERADESLLPGVYKEVGAALNIDPTGLGSLTLFRCIVQSSCYPLAAYLATRHDRTFVIAIGAYLWAAATFLVAFSSTFFQVAVSRALNGVGLAIVIPAIQSLVADSTEESTRGMAFGWLQLTGNMGAILGSICSVMIASTSFMGIPGWRLAFHLVGIISVAVGILVQLFANDSRFANKPRSECVITNTPFCSELKEVLLEAKSVIRIPSFQIIVAQGVAGTFPWSGLSSFAPMWLELIGFSHETTAFLITMYVVGNSLGGLFGGKMGDILSKRLPNCGRIILSQISSGSAIPLAAILFLGLPNDPSSSFKYGLVLFIMGLTTSWNAPATNNPIFAEIVPEKHRTSIYALDCSFESILNSFAPPLVGILAQHVYGYKPIPEGSSESAVIETDRENATALAKALNINFTITMTVCCAIYSFLYCTYPRDRERARMQSLVESESQLMEGTSHSYKLPFSKLEKQDVEDETVMTAEYEGDKNDEKSLLATQVHV
- the LOC110791058 gene encoding uncharacterized protein; amino-acid sequence: MAPLPLFFRFTFYFLLFASSLFASSYSHRIFLSRRNLLDTNSKKNQTKLIKPSSSSSSSKNQTISSSNSNSSKKNQTKLAKPISKTSSKNVGAPPNTVGKPKVNSTKSSDPLKSKSITKNKTKSSPSSTPTTKLPSSDTKSDQNQKQKQKQKLKSPSPPTWMQSQDDDNDTDYDFMAEFRDLSNKFHQTFIPDMHRFSTTSKMYITKANKEITQSFIKPYVSKQYHSSASTAISFAFIIVPFLLVSLLFNRITAYFSLQKLLIFIQIYLSIYFSILCFSSLITGLEPLRFFYATSQSTYVWLQVLQTLGYVMYLLMLLMYLILVFSTESGLGQKFLGLAQTFVGFAVGFHYYMTVFHRVVLHLPPKTNWKVHGIYATCFLVICLLARADRTKKAYHDEEGVEEGKIN